A region from the Salicibibacter cibarius genome encodes:
- a CDS encoding BCCT family transporter: MSKHYTYEMKRPNIVFAISAILVLAFVLWGALNTPSLEHVANVALDFTIENFGWFYMIATAFFVAFSIFVVFSPFGKIRLGKEDDRPEYPFYTWIGMIFAAGIGVGFVFWGVAEPVMYYLDPPEGITPETAAAADAGIRYGSFHWSLHVWAIFGVVGLTLAYVQFRKDKPALISSAFASYFGNQMERWPGKAIDTFAVMSTAMGVATTFGLSALQMSGGLSYITGIPNNFVTQFTIIAIVTVLFIISAASGVNRGIKYLSNINLVLAAVLLLFVIAAGPTIQIAESFLTTLGGYMSNIVPMSLELAPHSAEESEWLGANTIFFWAWHMSWAPFIGLFIARVSRGRTVREYMMGVLLLPSLVGVVWFTAFGGTGLYQEIVMGTGISELVTANEEIALFEMLSSMPMALIMSILAFVLIGIFFITSADSASYVLGVMTSQGGLKPMLSIKIIWGFLIAGTASVLLLTGGLEGLQTAAIVSALPFGVIMVSMVIVVLLMMMKDHKIAKRKQKEKETAELTENIREEMYDEMRDEVYDKIKEDVHQQVQEEMEEERNGQNNQDDQRS; this comes from the coding sequence ATGTCAAAGCATTATACATACGAAATGAAGCGTCCAAACATTGTTTTCGCGATTTCAGCTATTTTAGTGCTGGCATTCGTCTTATGGGGGGCGCTGAACACCCCGTCGCTGGAACACGTCGCGAATGTTGCACTGGACTTTACCATTGAGAACTTTGGCTGGTTTTACATGATTGCAACGGCCTTCTTTGTTGCTTTTTCTATTTTTGTCGTCTTCAGCCCTTTTGGAAAAATTCGGCTCGGTAAAGAAGATGATCGGCCCGAATACCCTTTTTATACGTGGATCGGCATGATTTTTGCCGCCGGGATCGGCGTAGGCTTTGTTTTTTGGGGAGTAGCCGAGCCGGTCATGTATTACTTGGATCCGCCCGAAGGCATTACCCCGGAAACGGCAGCGGCTGCTGACGCAGGTATTCGCTATGGATCCTTTCATTGGTCTCTGCACGTATGGGCAATCTTTGGCGTAGTCGGGTTAACGCTTGCTTATGTACAGTTTAGAAAAGATAAACCGGCGTTAATCAGTTCCGCTTTCGCCTCTTATTTTGGAAACCAAATGGAAAGATGGCCGGGAAAAGCAATTGACACATTTGCTGTGATGTCGACCGCGATGGGGGTTGCGACAACGTTTGGTTTGAGCGCGTTGCAAATGTCCGGGGGGCTCTCTTATATTACGGGCATCCCCAATAATTTCGTTACCCAATTTACAATTATCGCCATCGTTACCGTTTTATTTATCATTTCGGCAGCTTCCGGCGTAAACCGGGGGATCAAGTATTTAAGTAACATCAATTTGGTCCTCGCGGCCGTCTTGCTTTTGTTCGTCATCGCTGCCGGACCAACGATCCAAATTGCCGAGAGCTTCTTGACGACACTTGGCGGATACATGTCCAACATTGTGCCGATGAGTTTGGAATTAGCCCCACATTCGGCGGAAGAGAGCGAATGGCTCGGTGCCAACACGATCTTCTTCTGGGCGTGGCACATGTCTTGGGCCCCCTTTATCGGTTTATTTATCGCGAGGGTATCGCGGGGGCGAACCGTTCGGGAATATATGATGGGGGTACTGCTTTTGCCATCTTTAGTCGGTGTTGTTTGGTTCACGGCGTTTGGCGGTACTGGGCTGTACCAGGAAATTGTGATGGGCACCGGCATTTCCGAATTAGTGACCGCGAATGAAGAAATCGCGCTGTTTGAAATGCTTTCCAGTATGCCTATGGCACTGATTATGAGCATCTTGGCCTTTGTGTTAATCGGCATTTTCTTCATTACTTCGGCTGATTCCGCATCTTACGTGCTTGGGGTCATGACCTCGCAAGGCGGGCTTAAACCAATGCTCTCCATTAAAATTATATGGGGATTTTTGATTGCCGGCACGGCAAGCGTTCTGCTATTAACCGGAGGTTTGGAAGGATTACAAACCGCTGCTATCGTATCTGCGCTCCCCTTTGGGGTGATCATGGTTTCTATGGTGATCGTCGTTCTTCTCATGATGATGAAAGATCATAAGATCGCAAAAAGAAAGCAGAAAGAAAAAGAAACAGCGGAACTCACAGAAAATATCCGTGAAGAAATGTACGATGAGATGAGAGATGAAGTGTACGATAAAATAAAAGAAGACGTGCATCAACAAGTGCAAGAGGAAATGGAGGAAGAAAGAAACGGGCAAAATAATCAAGACGATCAACGATCATAA
- a CDS encoding aminotransferase A, whose protein sequence is MEHLDRNINENVLHIQRSGIRQFFDKVATVEGAVQLTLGQPDFHTPGHVKEAAKQAIDHNHTTYTANGGIPELKEAATDFLREKYGLTYDAKREAITTVGASQALDIALRTMLSSGDEVLLPVPAYPAYEPLIRLNGAKPTYIDTSKTNFKLTKEAIQAAITPQTRAIILSYPSNPTGVVLTEEELKAIAAVLRDTNIFVVSDEIYSELVYARPHSSIAFQPGMKERTVVINGLSKSHSMTGWRIGFAFAPAALTEQLLKVHSYNISCPSSISQHAALSALTVGKDDADRMRTEYEKRRDYMLRRLRDMEMAVEKPEGAFYLFPSIQTTGLDSYTFAERLLEEEKLAVVPGTAFSSYGEGFVRLSYAYDMENLTEACHRLERFIRRHGA, encoded by the coding sequence ATGGAACATTTGGATCGGAACATAAATGAAAACGTATTGCATATTCAACGATCGGGCATCCGGCAATTTTTTGATAAAGTGGCGACTGTAGAAGGAGCGGTGCAACTCACTCTCGGCCAACCGGATTTTCACACCCCCGGTCATGTGAAAGAAGCCGCCAAACAGGCGATTGATCATAATCACACCACTTATACGGCAAACGGAGGCATTCCGGAACTGAAAGAAGCCGCCACGGATTTTTTACGGGAAAAATACGGATTGACGTATGATGCGAAAAGAGAAGCAATCACCACCGTTGGAGCAAGCCAGGCGCTGGACATTGCCTTGCGCACAATGCTTTCTAGCGGGGATGAGGTGCTTTTGCCTGTACCGGCGTATCCGGCATATGAACCGCTTATTCGGCTAAACGGCGCGAAGCCAACGTATATCGATACGAGCAAGACGAATTTTAAGCTGACAAAAGAGGCAATTCAAGCAGCGATAACGCCGCAAACACGCGCAATTATCCTATCCTATCCTTCCAACCCGACCGGGGTGGTGCTCACCGAAGAGGAATTAAAGGCGATTGCCGCTGTTCTTCGGGATACAAATATTTTTGTTGTCAGTGATGAAATCTATAGCGAACTCGTTTATGCGCGGCCTCATTCCTCCATTGCTTTCCAACCCGGCATGAAAGAACGTACCGTTGTCATTAACGGCTTGTCGAAATCACACAGCATGACGGGATGGAGAATCGGTTTCGCGTTCGCACCGGCAGCACTTACGGAACAACTGTTGAAAGTGCATAGCTACAACATTTCTTGTCCAAGTTCCATTTCCCAACATGCCGCGCTTTCGGCATTGACCGTAGGAAAAGACGATGCGGATCGCATGCGGACGGAATATGAAAAACGACGGGATTACATGCTTCGTCGTTTACGTGACATGGAAATGGCCGTCGAAAAACCTGAAGGCGCCTTCTACTTGTTCCCGTCGATCCAAACGACCGGACTTGATTCCTATACATTTGCTGAGCGTTTATTGGAAGAAGAAAAACTTGCCGTCGTTCCAGGCACAGCCTTTTCTTCATATGGCGAAGGGTTTGTGCGCCTTTCCTATGCTTATGACATGGAAAATCTCACGGAAGCATGCCATCGCTTGGAACGGTTCATCCGTCGGCACGGGGCTTAG
- a CDS encoding biotin transporter BioY: MNTKDITMMAMFAAIIGILGLFPPLILPFSPVPITAQTLGVMLAGSILGAKRGGGSALLVVALIAVGAPLLSGGRGGLGILLAPGGGYILAWPIAAFVIGFIINHAKNVTVINTVMANLAGGVIVIHLSGILYFSWIAGLPLTAAALSSLTFLPGDLAKAIIAAILSAKILQHSPFLFQNSAGVR, encoded by the coding sequence ATGAATACAAAAGATATAACAATGATGGCGATGTTTGCAGCAATTATCGGTATTTTAGGTCTTTTTCCGCCACTTATTTTACCTTTCAGCCCTGTGCCCATTACTGCGCAAACATTGGGCGTAATGTTGGCAGGCTCTATTCTTGGTGCAAAACGTGGAGGAGGAAGTGCTCTTCTGGTTGTGGCTTTGATAGCTGTAGGAGCACCTTTATTGTCAGGCGGACGGGGAGGTTTGGGCATACTGCTCGCTCCCGGCGGAGGATACATATTAGCTTGGCCGATTGCCGCGTTCGTCATTGGTTTTATCATTAATCATGCAAAAAATGTGACAGTAATAAACACTGTAATGGCTAATCTGGCAGGAGGGGTTATCGTGATCCATTTATCTGGCATCCTATATTTTTCCTGGATTGCAGGTCTGCCCTTAACTGCCGCGGCTCTTTCCTCTCTCACTTTTTTACCCGGCGATTTGGCTAAAGCGATTATAGCTGCCATTCTATCTGCAAAAATTCTGCAACATAGTCCTTTTCTTTTTCAAAATAGCGCGGGGGTGAGATGA
- a CDS encoding catalase, with the protein MQDEYKKPSYGVNVSGEGDALDNRKAENEKEDTLTDRQGHPITDNQNMTTVGNRGPTTLENYEFLEKMSHFDRERIPERVVHARGAGAHGYFQSYGKVGDDPISKFTRAKVFTNTEVETPVFVRFSTVIHGNHSPETQRDPRGFAVKFYTEDGNWDLVGNNLKIFFIRDAIKFPDVIHALKPDPVTNRQDPRRIFDFMASSPEATHMITFLFSPWGIPANYRYMQGSGVNTYKWVNDEGKAVLVKYHWEPVQGIKNLTQEEADHIQGLNFNHATQDLYEAIENGDYPEWELYVQIMEDGEHTELDFDPLDDTKLWYKDQFPWHKVGKMTLNKNPENYFAEVEQSSFGTGVLVDGLDFSDDKMLQGRTFSYSDTQRYRVGPNYLQLPINAPKKRLGTNQRDGQMTYHVDNPPGSDPHVNYEPSLTGGLKEAEQKRKPHEPHVSGEVKKEAIDRKNHFGQAGETWRRFNEREKADLISNLSNALSDADEAIQRQMIHHMSEADPEYGRRLKEGIEKVQTSENEKQEEAVLDAERMGDVSDPY; encoded by the coding sequence GTGCAAGACGAATATAAAAAACCTTCCTATGGAGTAAATGTATCCGGGGAGGGGGATGCGTTGGACAACCGTAAAGCGGAAAATGAGAAAGAAGATACGCTCACGGACCGACAGGGCCATCCGATCACGGATAATCAAAATATGACAACGGTCGGCAATCGTGGTCCTACAACACTTGAAAACTATGAGTTTCTTGAAAAAATGAGCCATTTTGACCGCGAGCGGATCCCTGAACGGGTCGTTCATGCTCGCGGTGCCGGCGCCCATGGTTATTTTCAATCCTATGGAAAAGTGGGCGATGACCCGATTTCCAAATTTACGAGAGCGAAGGTGTTTACGAATACAGAGGTTGAAACACCGGTTTTTGTTCGCTTCTCTACCGTTATACATGGCAACCATTCCCCGGAAACACAGCGGGATCCGCGAGGGTTTGCCGTTAAATTTTACACGGAAGACGGAAATTGGGATTTGGTCGGCAACAATTTAAAAATTTTTTTCATTCGTGACGCGATCAAGTTTCCGGATGTCATTCACGCGTTGAAACCGGATCCGGTCACCAATCGCCAGGATCCAAGAAGAATCTTTGATTTCATGGCAAGCTCTCCCGAGGCCACCCATATGATCACGTTTTTGTTTTCGCCATGGGGTATTCCGGCCAATTACCGGTATATGCAAGGTTCCGGTGTAAACACGTATAAATGGGTCAATGATGAAGGGAAAGCGGTGTTGGTCAAATACCATTGGGAGCCGGTGCAAGGCATCAAAAACTTGACGCAAGAAGAAGCGGACCATATTCAAGGGTTAAACTTTAATCACGCGACACAAGATTTATATGAAGCGATTGAAAATGGCGATTATCCGGAATGGGAACTGTACGTCCAAATTATGGAGGATGGGGAACATACAGAGCTTGATTTTGATCCTCTCGATGACACGAAACTTTGGTACAAAGATCAATTCCCCTGGCATAAAGTAGGGAAAATGACGTTAAATAAAAATCCGGAAAATTATTTTGCCGAGGTAGAGCAGTCGTCTTTCGGGACGGGTGTCCTTGTTGACGGGCTTGATTTTTCCGACGACAAGATGCTCCAAGGCCGTACGTTTTCTTATTCGGACACCCAGCGTTACCGGGTTGGCCCCAACTATTTGCAACTGCCGATCAATGCGCCGAAAAAGCGTCTCGGTACGAATCAACGGGATGGTCAAATGACGTATCACGTCGATAACCCTCCTGGAAGTGATCCTCATGTTAATTATGAACCTTCGTTGACAGGGGGATTAAAAGAAGCAGAACAAAAAAGAAAACCGCACGAACCGCATGTGAGCGGAGAAGTGAAAAAAGAGGCAATTGATCGGAAAAATCATTTCGGACAAGCCGGCGAAACATGGCGGCGATTTAATGAACGGGAAAAGGCCGATTTAATTTCAAACCTCTCAAATGCGCTCTCCGACGCGGATGAAGCTATCCAAAGGCAAATGATCCACCATATGTCAGAAGCGGATCCGGAATATGGTCGGCGCCTAAAAGAAGGCATTGAAAAAGTACAAACATCGGAGAATGAAAAACAAGAAGAAGCAGTACTGGACGCCGAACGCATGGGTGATGTGTCCGATCCGTATTAA
- a CDS encoding ABC transporter ATP-binding protein has protein sequence MEETETIIQMEDVHTPILKNISLQVKKGEIITLIGGSGAGKSSLLMLLNRLVDPDKGTIHFRGRDVRDYEIPKLRKSIGMVLQSSSLFEGTVADNLAFGPKLFQEWEENMGEELLAHVQLPASYLHREVETLSGGEQQRVAFARTLANRPDVLLLDEVTSAVDLKNVDLIEAFLLEIVPKNVKAIMMVTHDVKQARRLGDRTIFMENGKIVEMGPTEKLFTNPQTERLQYFLKE, from the coding sequence ATGGAAGAAACGGAAACGATTATTCAAATGGAAGATGTACATACTCCTATCCTAAAAAATATTTCCTTACAAGTGAAGAAAGGCGAAATCATTACTTTAATCGGGGGATCCGGGGCCGGGAAAAGCAGCTTGCTTATGCTTCTGAATCGTTTGGTTGATCCGGATAAAGGAACGATTCACTTTAGGGGAAGGGATGTAAGAGATTACGAAATCCCAAAACTAAGGAAATCAATAGGGATGGTATTGCAATCCTCCTCCCTTTTTGAAGGGACCGTTGCCGATAATCTGGCTTTTGGGCCGAAACTGTTTCAAGAATGGGAAGAAAACATGGGAGAAGAACTATTGGCGCATGTGCAACTTCCCGCTTCTTATCTGCATCGTGAGGTGGAAACACTCTCCGGCGGTGAACAACAGCGCGTCGCGTTTGCTCGAACGCTGGCCAACCGCCCGGATGTTTTGCTCCTCGATGAAGTGACAAGTGCGGTGGATCTAAAAAACGTGGATCTTATTGAAGCTTTTCTATTGGAGATTGTGCCCAAAAATGTTAAGGCGATTATGATGGTAACCCATGATGTGAAGCAGGCACGACGACTTGGAGACCGAACGATCTTTATGGAAAATGGAAAAATCGTTGAAATGGGACCAACGGAGAAGCTATTCACAAATCCACAAACCGAACGTCTTCAATATTTTCTGAAGGAGTAA
- a CDS encoding ABC transporter permease, with amino-acid sequence MAPEISNVSMFFLIFFVLIPVSLSYFYALGLSKSIIWSSFRGIVQLFIIGYVLTYLFSLPPAIGITIMLSIMIAVASFHASKKGAGLPFVRLIIFTIIVGVALLILAMWLGFDMISFEPDQVIPMSGMVIGNSMVAIGLALERMQSEFQQSKGKLVAALALGASPKQASTILIRKIVKAAMIPNVDGLKTVGLVQLPGMMTGLILGGVPPIEAIRYQIVISLSIFTSVSLAAMITTIVFYRFFFNKHMQLVEMKK; translated from the coding sequence ATGGCCCCTGAAATTTCGAATGTATCCATGTTTTTTCTCATCTTTTTCGTTCTCATTCCGGTGTCTTTGTCTTATTTTTATGCCCTTGGCTTAAGCAAATCCATCATTTGGTCATCTTTTCGCGGCATCGTGCAATTATTTATCATCGGCTATGTGTTAACGTATTTATTTTCGTTGCCGCCGGCGATCGGGATTACGATCATGCTCTCGATTATGATTGCCGTGGCTTCCTTTCACGCGAGTAAAAAAGGGGCGGGACTGCCTTTTGTTCGCTTAATTATTTTCACGATCATTGTCGGTGTGGCCCTGCTTATCCTTGCCATGTGGCTCGGCTTTGATATGATTTCTTTTGAGCCTGATCAGGTCATCCCAATGAGCGGGATGGTGATCGGCAATAGCATGGTGGCCATAGGTCTGGCGCTCGAACGCATGCAAAGCGAGTTTCAACAGTCAAAAGGGAAGCTTGTCGCTGCTTTGGCGTTGGGGGCTAGTCCGAAACAAGCCTCTACAATTCTCATCCGAAAAATCGTTAAGGCCGCAATGATCCCGAATGTCGATGGGTTAAAAACCGTCGGACTCGTACAATTGCCCGGGATGATGACTGGGCTTATTTTAGGCGGTGTACCGCCCATTGAAGCGATTCGTTATCAGATTGTCATTTCCCTGAGCATTTTTACATCCGTGTCATTGGCTGCGATGATTACGACCATCGTTTTTTATCGTTTCTTTTTTAACAAACATATGCAGTTGGTTGAAATGAAAAAATAA
- a CDS encoding thiolase family protein: MSNVVIGWAKRTPIGKVGGTLKSYRPEKMAAALIRQMQEETGIQGEKIQDVMLGNVVGPGGNIARLSALNAGIPVNVPGVTIDRQCGSGLAAIELAFERAKWNEKALFLCGGTESVSQAPWKMEKPSRPAQELPVLFERARFSPDEIGDPEMGEAAENVARTYQVSREIQDEFAYKSQQKAVRAQKEGRFEEEIVPLGQINEDECPRANISMRKLKRMPAVFQKNGTVTAGNACPINDGAALAVVTNQQQANNLGLDTRFSIVDSCTVGVDPNLLGIGPVPAVRALLERNNLHISDIEIMEFNEAFASQVVASIQEMGISWDRVNLGGGAIALGHPYGASGAVLIVRLLKEMEVANATLGIATLGIGGGMGTAMLVEQQK, translated from the coding sequence ATGAGTAATGTTGTGATCGGCTGGGCAAAACGGACACCAATCGGAAAAGTAGGCGGCACATTAAAAAGCTACAGACCGGAAAAAATGGCTGCCGCGCTGATCCGTCAAATGCAGGAAGAAACCGGTATACAAGGGGAAAAGATACAAGATGTGATGCTCGGAAATGTTGTCGGCCCGGGAGGGAATATCGCTCGTTTAAGTGCATTAAATGCAGGAATTCCTGTAAACGTCCCTGGCGTGACGATTGATCGCCAATGCGGATCCGGGCTTGCTGCCATAGAATTGGCTTTTGAACGGGCAAAATGGAACGAAAAAGCGCTTTTTCTATGCGGGGGAACTGAAAGTGTCAGCCAAGCCCCGTGGAAAATGGAAAAGCCATCACGACCTGCACAAGAACTGCCTGTATTATTCGAGCGTGCAAGATTTTCGCCGGATGAAATCGGAGACCCGGAAATGGGGGAGGCAGCAGAAAATGTCGCTCGTACATATCAAGTATCCAGAGAAATACAGGATGAATTTGCTTATAAAAGCCAGCAAAAAGCTGTACGCGCCCAAAAAGAAGGAAGGTTTGAAGAAGAAATCGTTCCTTTAGGGCAAATAAACGAGGATGAATGCCCAAGAGCGAACATATCCATGCGAAAACTGAAGCGAATGCCCGCTGTTTTTCAAAAAAATGGAACCGTTACCGCCGGAAACGCGTGCCCCATTAATGACGGAGCAGCTTTGGCCGTTGTGACAAACCAACAGCAAGCCAACAACCTCGGCCTGGATACGCGGTTTTCCATCGTCGATAGTTGCACGGTAGGGGTCGATCCTAACTTGCTCGGTATCGGTCCAGTGCCGGCGGTACGCGCATTATTAGAGCGTAATAACCTTCATATCAGCGATATTGAAATAATGGAATTTAATGAAGCATTTGCCTCCCAAGTCGTCGCGTCCATTCAAGAGATGGGTATCTCTTGGGACCGGGTAAACCTTGGGGGTGGCGCAATTGCTTTAGGCCATCCGTATGGGGCGTCGGGAGCCGTCTTGATCGTCCGTTTGCTAAAAGAAATGGAAGTAGCTAATGCGACATTAGGAATTGCCACGTTGGGAATAGGCGGTGGAATGGGGACAGCAATGTTGGTGGAGCAACAAAAATGA
- a CDS encoding AMP-binding protein has protein sequence MNVAKGLSNYAKHHPADVAIVARDEKRTYKAFDKTTDKIARRLIAYSNYENFRAAFLIPNNIRFLELFIGAAKAGWTAVTLDPKWTTEELEKCLKNTSLHLLFVDSTLEHKIASLSFDRERIICSNNDRWLNEGPEQIPLPDLTGEEPFYIGFTSGSTGTPKGYIRSHHSWVESFAEGKKELPIKKGDRVLVSGSLVHSLFLYAALHTLDVGATCYLSASPKPERLADEIQKHEITVMYGVPTMYFRMAKNESRTFQCLHTLITSGAKMSSIVTKSWRKIAPNANWIDFYGSSEHSFIAILHHAEEANPSAIGRPFSSVSIDIKKEEGDVGELFVSSPMVFSGYDGGETVSPASWIPTGDYVWKDREGILHLAGRKQNKIVTGGLNVYSEEVEEVLRSHVDVQDVVVTGIHHHEWGEQVTAVLEIKNHRPLTDHLITLLIETCKMSLASYKCPKHWLHMDPIPLTTSGKPKRSTVKAWAVKREEKNE, from the coding sequence ATGAACGTTGCTAAAGGTTTATCAAATTATGCGAAGCATCACCCGGCAGATGTGGCAATCGTAGCAAGAGATGAAAAGCGGACGTATAAAGCCTTTGATAAAACAACAGATAAGATTGCCCGTAGGTTGATCGCGTATTCCAATTACGAAAATTTCCGGGCCGCTTTTTTGATTCCGAACAACATTCGCTTTCTGGAATTGTTTATAGGGGCGGCGAAGGCTGGCTGGACGGCAGTTACATTGGATCCGAAATGGACGACGGAAGAGTTGGAAAAATGCTTAAAGAATACGTCTTTGCATTTGCTGTTTGTTGACTCAACTTTAGAACATAAAATAGCTTCCCTTTCGTTCGATAGAGAACGAATCATTTGTAGCAATAATGACCGATGGTTGAACGAAGGTCCCGAACAGATACCTTTGCCCGACCTTACCGGGGAGGAACCTTTTTATATCGGCTTCACTTCAGGTTCTACCGGCACACCAAAAGGGTATATTCGCTCTCATCACTCTTGGGTGGAAAGCTTTGCGGAAGGAAAAAAAGAATTACCGATTAAAAAGGGGGATCGAGTATTGGTATCCGGTTCTCTCGTTCACTCCCTTTTTTTATATGCCGCATTGCATACGTTAGATGTTGGGGCTACTTGTTATTTATCAGCATCGCCCAAGCCGGAGCGTTTGGCAGATGAGATACAAAAACATGAAATTACCGTTATGTATGGGGTTCCTACAATGTATTTTCGTATGGCAAAGAACGAATCCCGAACGTTCCAGTGCTTGCACACACTGATTACGTCCGGGGCCAAGATGTCTTCCATTGTAACGAAATCATGGCGGAAAATAGCGCCAAATGCAAATTGGATTGATTTCTACGGTTCTTCCGAACATAGTTTTATCGCGATTCTCCATCACGCGGAGGAGGCGAATCCTTCCGCTATCGGCCGTCCCTTTTCTTCCGTATCCATTGATATAAAAAAAGAAGAAGGAGACGTTGGGGAATTGTTTGTATCCAGCCCCATGGTATTCTCCGGCTACGATGGAGGTGAGACAGTCTCTCCAGCCTCTTGGATTCCAACCGGGGATTATGTTTGGAAAGATCGTGAGGGTATCCTTCATTTGGCAGGTCGAAAGCAAAATAAAATTGTAACCGGTGGGCTCAATGTTTATTCTGAAGAAGTGGAAGAGGTGCTTCGTTCCCATGTTGATGTTCAGGATGTTGTTGTCACAGGCATTCATCATCACGAGTGGGGCGAACAGGTCACTGCTGTTCTTGAGATAAAGAATCATCGGCCGCTGACCGATCACTTGATTACACTGTTAATCGAAACGTGCAAAATGTCTCTGGCATCGTACAAATGTCCAAAACATTGGCTGCATATGGACCCAATTCCACTGACAACTAGCGGAAAACCGAAAAGATCTACCGTGAAAGCGTGGGCGGTAAAACGGGAGGAGAAAAATGAGTAA
- a CDS encoding polysaccharide deacetylase family protein — protein MRNKTMLLFLLLLMLTGALIGCNPFTGDPGAINDDARPFQNMNERQPEEELLDEDQVTTVQYETTPAMDGGSERDVRDPNPVSNVELQNAFPDIVTLQGPAEEKQVALTFDDGPDELITPAVLDKLDEYDVEATFFLIGERAEAHPDIVECIIDEGHVIANHSWNHPEFTEISNEEVEEQIDRTETVLNDITGQEVRMFRPPYGAQNEDNVRTIGDLNYSNIIWTQDSLDWKDLEVEEVADNILSDIDYGAIVLQHSAGMEGDEGLIRTVDALDKVIPELQDDNVDFVTVDELLGESAYR, from the coding sequence ATGCGAAATAAAACAATGTTGTTATTCCTGCTGCTATTAATGTTAACGGGGGCGCTCATCGGTTGTAATCCCTTCACGGGAGATCCCGGAGCCATAAATGATGATGCGCGTCCTTTTCAAAATATGAATGAACGACAACCTGAGGAAGAACTTTTAGATGAGGATCAAGTGACCACCGTTCAATACGAAACAACACCCGCGATGGACGGGGGCTCGGAGAGAGACGTTCGTGATCCCAATCCGGTCAGTAATGTGGAGTTGCAAAATGCTTTTCCGGACATTGTCACATTACAAGGCCCCGCTGAAGAAAAACAAGTAGCGTTAACCTTTGATGACGGTCCTGATGAATTGATCACTCCGGCCGTTTTAGATAAGTTGGATGAATACGATGTTGAAGCAACCTTTTTTCTTATTGGGGAACGCGCGGAAGCTCATCCGGACATTGTTGAGTGCATCATAGACGAAGGGCATGTTATCGCCAACCATAGCTGGAATCATCCCGAGTTTACAGAGATCAGCAATGAAGAAGTCGAAGAGCAAATAGACCGTACCGAAACAGTTCTTAATGATATCACCGGGCAAGAAGTTCGTATGTTCCGCCCTCCTTACGGCGCACAAAACGAGGATAATGTTCGTACCATAGGGGATTTAAATTATTCCAATATCATTTGGACACAAGATTCTTTGGATTGGAAGGACTTAGAAGTTGAAGAGGTGGCTGACAATATACTAAGCGATATTGATTATGGTGCCATTGTTTTACAACATAGCGCCGGTATGGAGGGCGACGAAGGATTAATCAGAACGGTAGACGCTCTCGACAAAGTGATTCCGGAACTGCAGGACGATAATGTAGATTTTGTTACCGTGGATGAATTGCTGGGGGAAAGTGCATATCGGTAA